A window of the Nocardia sp. NBC_01329 genome harbors these coding sequences:
- a CDS encoding methyltransferase domain-containing protein yields the protein MIGRFDPALTGRDCWIRSADGDRTRLPTRRWLGGTRITAVDRHVDSALVGCCDGPTVDLGCGPGRLVEALCRRGVIALGVDVSPTAIAVTRHRGAPAVARDIFGPLPGDGRWHYALLADGNIGIGGDPHRILRRVSGLLRPGGLAIVEFSCPGTGISVRQIRLETRTEAGDWFPWAEAGIDHAAGLAGETGFDLLTTADISGRHIAWLRSAARR from the coding sequence GTGATCGGCCGGTTCGATCCCGCTCTGACCGGCCGCGACTGCTGGATTCGTTCCGCCGACGGTGATCGCACCCGGTTGCCGACCCGCCGCTGGCTCGGCGGCACCCGGATCACCGCCGTCGACCGGCATGTGGACTCGGCGCTCGTCGGCTGTTGCGACGGACCGACAGTGGATCTGGGCTGCGGGCCGGGCCGGCTGGTGGAGGCATTGTGCCGGCGCGGCGTCATCGCGCTCGGTGTCGATGTCTCGCCCACCGCGATCGCGGTGACCCGCCATCGTGGCGCGCCCGCGGTGGCCCGCGATATCTTCGGTCCGTTACCCGGTGACGGCCGATGGCACTACGCCCTGCTCGCCGACGGCAACATCGGGATCGGCGGCGACCCGCACCGTATCCTGCGCCGGGTTTCCGGGCTGCTCCGCCCCGGCGGCCTCGCGATAGTCGAATTCTCTTGTCCTGGAACAGGTATCAGTGTCCGGCAGATCCGACTCGAAACCCGCACCGAGGCCGGCGACTGGTTCCCCTGGGCGGAGGCGGGTATCGATCACGCGGCCGGGCTGGCGGGCGAGACCGGATTCGATCTGTTGACCACAGCGGATATCTCGGGTCGCCATATCGCCTGGTTGCGCAGTGCTGCGCGCCGCTGA
- a CDS encoding NAD-dependent epimerase/dehydratase family protein, with translation MRVLLTGAAGFIGSHIHAALRAGGHEVVAVDLMLPAAHGPGAEPPAGVHQVDIRAAAGLDPLLPGIDVVCHQAAVVGAGVNTQDAPAYAGHNDYGTAVLLAAMERAGCSRLVLASSMVVYGEGLYQGPRGIVAVMGRSREDIAAGRFEHRDNGTDLRWAPVPEDTPARPRSLYAASKVAQENYATAWAAATGGAVTALRYHNVYGPGMPRDTPYSGVAAIFRSALAAGRAPQVFEDGRQARDFVHVTDIAAANMAAIEAALPGFAPLNICSGHPVTIGEVARTLAAAHGGPDPVVTGAVRSGDVRHIVADPARARQVLGFSARITPAAGLMEFATAPLRPTAAGATVG, from the coding sequence ATGCGAGTACTGCTGACCGGCGCGGCCGGATTCATCGGTTCCCATATCCACGCCGCGCTGCGGGCGGGCGGTCACGAGGTGGTGGCCGTCGACCTCATGCTGCCCGCGGCGCACGGCCCCGGCGCGGAACCGCCGGCGGGTGTGCACCAGGTGGATATCCGCGCGGCCGCCGGCCTCGACCCGCTGCTACCCGGTATCGATGTGGTCTGCCACCAGGCCGCCGTGGTGGGCGCCGGGGTGAACACCCAGGACGCCCCCGCCTACGCCGGACACAACGACTACGGCACGGCGGTACTGCTGGCGGCGATGGAACGGGCCGGCTGCTCCCGGCTGGTTCTGGCTTCGTCGATGGTGGTGTACGGGGAAGGGCTCTACCAGGGGCCGCGCGGGATCGTCGCGGTCATGGGTCGCAGTCGCGAAGATATTGCGGCCGGCCGGTTCGAGCACCGTGACAACGGAACGGACCTCAGGTGGGCACCGGTCCCCGAGGACACGCCGGCGCGGCCGCGGAGCCTGTACGCGGCGAGCAAGGTGGCACAGGAGAATTACGCGACCGCCTGGGCCGCCGCGACCGGCGGTGCGGTCACCGCACTGCGCTACCACAATGTCTACGGTCCCGGAATGCCCAGGGATACACCGTATTCCGGAGTAGCCGCCATATTCCGATCCGCGCTGGCGGCGGGGCGGGCGCCGCAGGTCTTCGAAGACGGACGCCAGGCCCGGGATTTCGTACACGTCACCGATATCGCCGCGGCCAACATGGCCGCGATCGAGGCCGCGCTGCCCGGGTTCGCGCCGTTGAACATCTGCTCGGGACATCCCGTCACGATCGGTGAGGTCGCCCGGACCCTCGCCGCCGCGCACGGTGGCCCGGACCCCGTGGTCACCGGTGCGGTGCGGTCCGGAGATGTGCGGCATATCGTCGCCGATCCGGCCCGGGCTCGGCAGGTGCTCGGGTTCTCCGCGCGGATCACACCCGCGGCCGGACTGATGGAATTCGCGACCGCGCCGCTGCGCCCGACAGCTGCCGGCGCGACGGTCGGATGA
- a CDS encoding ArsR/SmtB family transcription factor, which produces MVRDVFEVLADPTRRRILDLLRDGERTVGELVDALGTAQPNVSKHLRMLAAAALVRVRVDGPRRHYDLAPARLREIDTWLAPFREIWADRLDEFERYLDTVPDGQRPDDT; this is translated from the coding sequence GTGGTACGTGATGTATTCGAGGTTCTTGCCGACCCGACCCGGCGCCGGATCCTCGACCTGTTGCGCGACGGTGAGCGCACCGTCGGTGAACTGGTGGACGCACTCGGCACGGCTCAGCCGAATGTGTCGAAACACCTGCGCATGCTCGCCGCGGCCGCGCTGGTCCGAGTCCGGGTGGACGGGCCGCGCCGGCACTACGATCTCGCGCCCGCCCGGCTGCGCGAGATCGACACCTGGCTCGCCCCGTTCCGGGAGATCTGGGCCGACCGGCTCGACGAGTTCGAGCGCTATCTGGACACCGTGCCCGACGGGCAACGACCCGACGACACCTGA
- a CDS encoding FBP domain-containing protein: MEPLTDREIRASFVNCSKGDAKRLSLPADLADRPWADLDFLGWSDLGAPGRAYLVVPEEQGPAGIALRYETSGPRRSQMCTICSTTHSNGGVALMTARKAGEAGRRGNSTGTYICDDLACSLYARRKKTPAMGRAYRDDFDPEVRILQIQENLTAFLARVRG, translated from the coding sequence ATGGAACCGCTGACCGATCGCGAGATCAGAGCGTCGTTCGTCAATTGCTCGAAAGGCGACGCCAAACGTCTCTCCCTACCCGCTGATCTGGCCGATCGCCCCTGGGCCGACCTGGACTTCCTCGGCTGGTCCGACCTCGGCGCGCCCGGGCGCGCCTATCTCGTAGTGCCCGAGGAACAGGGGCCTGCCGGGATCGCGCTGCGCTACGAAACCTCCGGACCACGGCGTTCGCAGATGTGCACGATCTGCTCGACCACCCACAGCAACGGTGGAGTCGCGTTGATGACCGCGCGTAAGGCGGGTGAAGCCGGTCGGCGCGGCAACTCGACCGGGACCTATATCTGTGACGATCTGGCCTGTTCGCTGTACGCCCGCCGGAAGAAGACGCCCGCGATGGGCCGCGCCTATCGCGACGATTTCGATCCAGAGGTCCGCATCCTGCAGATCCAGGAGAACCTGACCGCGTTCCTGGCCCGGGTTCGCGGCTGA
- a CDS encoding nucleoside deaminase — protein MTLSSHDVDHLRRCVALAREALAAGDQPFGSLLVAATGEVLFEDRNRVAGGDATRHPEFEICRWAAAHLSPAARAAATVYTSGEHCAMCSAAHGWVGLGRIVFATSSGQLTGWLREWDAPSSPVAALPIAQVVPGVVAEGPVSDFEPEMRALYRQCFAPA, from the coding sequence ATGACGCTTTCCTCGCACGATGTGGATCACCTGCGCCGCTGTGTCGCACTCGCGCGCGAGGCGCTTGCCGCGGGCGATCAGCCGTTCGGCTCGCTACTGGTCGCCGCGACCGGAGAGGTGCTGTTCGAGGACCGCAACAGGGTCGCCGGCGGCGATGCCACCCGGCATCCGGAATTCGAGATCTGCCGCTGGGCGGCCGCCCACCTGAGCCCGGCCGCGCGCGCGGCGGCAACGGTGTACACCTCGGGTGAGCACTGCGCGATGTGTTCGGCGGCCCACGGCTGGGTGGGGCTCGGCCGGATCGTGTTCGCCACCTCGTCCGGTCAGCTCACCGGCTGGCTGCGCGAATGGGACGCGCCGTCGTCGCCGGTTGCCGCGCTGCCGATCGCACAGGTCGTGCCCGGTGTGGTCGCGGAGGGGCCGGTATCCGATTTCGAACCGGAGATGCGTGCCCTCTATCGACAGTGCTTCGCCCCGGCTTGA
- a CDS encoding zinc-binding dehydrogenase has protein sequence MQAVQVREFGGPDVLEVQELPVPEPEAGQVLVRVAAADVMFLDTRLRSGWGTDFFAVQPPYVAGGGIGGTVTAVGPGVDPALLGTRVTSRTVASGVGGGLPIGGYAEQALAGVDQLNRIPDAVTVEQATAVVHDGHTALAAFERAEIRSGQRVLITAAAGGLGTLLTQLAHRAGAQVIAAAQGETKLALTRRLGARIVVDYSETDWTEQVLAATGGKEPDVVFDGAGGDLGDAALRITPAAGLFIGYGAAAGEFAGTAADAARERGVRVLGLYDLSLGNDNRARYATEILDLLATEKLEVVVGQTFPLADAAAAHAAIEARAALGRTLLLV, from the coding sequence GTGCAGGCTGTACAGGTCAGGGAATTCGGCGGACCGGATGTGCTGGAGGTCCAGGAATTACCGGTCCCGGAACCGGAGGCCGGACAGGTTCTGGTGCGGGTCGCCGCGGCGGATGTGATGTTCCTCGATACCCGGCTGCGCTCGGGATGGGGCACCGACTTCTTCGCCGTACAACCGCCGTACGTGGCCGGCGGCGGGATCGGCGGGACGGTCACGGCCGTGGGGCCGGGAGTCGATCCCGCGCTCCTGGGCACCAGAGTCACCTCGCGGACCGTCGCCAGCGGTGTCGGCGGCGGTCTGCCCATCGGCGGCTACGCCGAACAGGCCCTCGCCGGCGTGGATCAACTGAACCGGATACCGGACGCGGTCACCGTCGAACAGGCGACCGCCGTGGTCCACGACGGCCATACCGCACTCGCCGCGTTCGAACGCGCCGAGATCCGGTCCGGACAACGGGTACTGATCACCGCCGCGGCGGGCGGTCTCGGCACGCTGCTCACCCAACTGGCCCATCGCGCCGGGGCCCAGGTGATCGCGGCAGCCCAGGGCGAGACGAAACTCGCCCTGACCCGGCGGCTGGGGGCGCGGATTGTCGTGGACTACTCCGAAACCGATTGGACCGAACAGGTGCTCGCCGCGACCGGCGGCAAGGAACCCGATGTGGTCTTCGACGGCGCCGGTGGCGACCTCGGCGACGCCGCCCTGCGGATCACCCCGGCCGCTGGGCTCTTCATCGGATACGGCGCGGCGGCAGGCGAATTCGCCGGCACGGCCGCGGACGCAGCGCGCGAACGCGGCGTACGGGTGCTCGGCCTCTACGACCTGAGCCTCGGAAACGACAACCGCGCCCGCTACGCCACGGAAATACTCGACCTACTCGCCACCGAAAAGCTCGAGGTGGTGGTCGGGCAGACCTTCCCGCTGGCCGACGCCGCCGCGGCACACGCCGCCATCGAGGCCCGCGCCGCACTCGGCCGGACCCTGCTGCTGGTCTGA
- the zapE gene encoding cell division protein ZapE, with translation MTKVAGTPHGRAPEVFEAAARGAGFDLDRSQREAATQLVRLGAEISRRRPLFGRGAPRGVYVWGPVGRGKSWLVDTFYDAVPTTRKRRVHFHEFFREFHTCYAAHRHEDRACDRAVRELLGDYRLVCFDEFHVHDPGDATIMAKAMDSLFAQRITLVATSNYPPSGLLPDPRFHHLIEPLAATLESSLDVVQVAGPVDYRRVRRPGSTATEFERGGFLWPGTGTRLAQAGLVPPTPAERRPISLGSRSVTARAVRGDAVWFDFIDLCDGPYSTIDYLWLADRFRDWTLSGLPRLSTANRDAAQRFANLVDVLCDRDRRLHLIACAPLAECLTGDRLPPDIHRTASRLALLPGAGTTTVLAGDQCLSQVGADADRPVTDDGRADDHTAARPR, from the coding sequence GTGACGAAGGTGGCCGGGACACCGCATGGTCGGGCACCGGAGGTTTTCGAGGCAGCTGCCCGGGGAGCGGGATTCGACCTCGACCGGTCCCAGCGGGAAGCGGCCACCCAGCTGGTACGACTCGGTGCCGAAATATCGCGCCGGCGCCCTCTTTTCGGACGAGGCGCGCCCCGTGGGGTGTACGTGTGGGGACCGGTCGGTCGCGGTAAGAGCTGGCTGGTCGACACCTTCTACGACGCTGTCCCCACCACCCGCAAACGGCGGGTGCACTTCCACGAGTTCTTCCGCGAATTCCACACCTGCTACGCCGCCCACCGCCATGAGGACCGCGCCTGCGACCGGGCTGTCCGGGAACTGCTCGGCGACTACCGGCTGGTGTGCTTCGACGAGTTCCACGTGCACGACCCCGGCGACGCGACCATCATGGCCAAGGCCATGGATTCTCTTTTCGCCCAGCGGATCACCCTGGTCGCCACCTCGAACTATCCGCCCTCGGGTCTGCTGCCCGATCCGAGGTTCCACCATCTGATCGAACCGCTGGCCGCGACGCTGGAGAGTTCGCTGGACGTGGTGCAGGTCGCCGGTCCCGTCGATTACCGGCGGGTGCGCCGGCCCGGAAGTACCGCGACGGAGTTCGAACGCGGCGGCTTCCTCTGGCCCGGTACCGGCACTCGGCTGGCCCAGGCCGGCCTGGTGCCGCCGACCCCGGCCGAACGGCGGCCCATCTCCCTCGGCAGCCGCTCGGTGACCGCCCGGGCGGTACGCGGGGACGCCGTCTGGTTCGATTTCATCGACCTCTGCGATGGTCCGTACTCGACCATCGACTATCTGTGGCTGGCCGACCGGTTCCGGGACTGGACGCTGTCCGGTCTACCCCGGCTGTCCACCGCAAACCGCGATGCCGCGCAACGTTTCGCCAACCTCGTGGACGTCCTGTGCGACCGGGACCGGCGTCTCCACCTCATCGCCTGCGCACCACTCGCCGAATGTCTCACCGGCGACCGCCTGCCGCCCGACATCCACCGCACCGCCAGCCGCCTCGCACTGTTACCGGGTGCCGGCACCACGACAGTCCTCGCCGGCGATCAGTGCCTGAGCCAGGTCGGCGCCGATGCTGATCGACCGGTCACCGACGACGGGCGAGCAGATGACCACACAGCAGCACGCCCCAGGTGA
- a CDS encoding TIGR04282 family arsenosugar biosynthesis glycosyltransferase produces the protein MSRAGDSPAADGDTGDTADAERVPVALLVVAKAPVAGYAKTRLTPPLTPVQAARLAAAALLDTLDAVGACPVAHRAVAFTGDLAAAESGAEIAAKLAEFEVIAQRGPGFAVRLANAHADTARTGLPVLQIGMDTPQVSTRVLTEAARVLAAGSDALLGRATDGGWWGLGLPDPRAARLLAEVPMSTARTGDHTRAVLRANGYRVAELPAFTDVDHYADALRVAADCPGRFAAEVAILGAPRAVR, from the coding sequence ATGAGCCGGGCCGGGGATTCGCCCGCCGCCGACGGAGATACCGGCGACACAGCGGATGCCGAGCGCGTGCCGGTAGCGCTCTTGGTGGTCGCCAAGGCGCCGGTCGCCGGATACGCCAAGACCAGGCTGACTCCGCCGCTGACACCGGTGCAGGCGGCCCGGCTGGCGGCCGCCGCCCTGCTGGACACACTCGACGCGGTGGGCGCGTGTCCCGTCGCGCATCGGGCGGTCGCGTTCACCGGCGATCTGGCCGCCGCGGAGTCCGGCGCCGAGATAGCGGCGAAACTGGCGGAATTCGAGGTGATCGCGCAGCGTGGCCCGGGTTTCGCGGTGCGGCTGGCGAACGCCCACGCCGATACCGCGCGTACGGGCCTGCCCGTCCTGCAGATCGGGATGGACACCCCGCAGGTGAGTACCCGGGTGCTCACCGAGGCGGCCCGGGTGCTCGCCGCGGGGTCCGACGCGCTGCTCGGCCGGGCCACCGACGGCGGCTGGTGGGGGCTGGGCCTACCCGATCCACGGGCCGCCCGCCTGCTCGCGGAGGTGCCGATGTCGACCGCGCGCACCGGCGACCACACCCGGGCGGTCCTACGCGCGAACGGGTATCGGGTCGCGGAACTGCCGGCGTTCACCGATGTCGACCACTACGCCGACGCCCTACGGGTCGCCGCCGACTGTCCCGGTCGATTCGCTGCGGAGGTGGCGATCCTCGGCGCGCCGCGGGCCGTGCGGTGA
- a CDS encoding SRPBCC domain-containing protein produces MTDVTQRLGEVLRDGDRVGTRYERTLAHPPEKVWRALTESDHLRHWFPADIIGERRAGAEVRFRFWPEAVERADAELAEAGIDTEDPELPGRILTWEPPRLFEFRWDDEHLLFEIVPEGTGSRLLCTVWFGTPGPHGISGTAAGYHVCLDELVESLDTGSAGVVDRERVIALEGRYAEVIG; encoded by the coding sequence ATGACCGACGTGACCCAGCGGCTCGGTGAGGTCCTACGCGACGGCGACCGAGTAGGCACCCGCTACGAACGCACCTTGGCGCATCCGCCGGAGAAGGTGTGGCGGGCACTCACCGAATCCGATCATCTCCGGCACTGGTTTCCCGCCGACATCATCGGCGAGCGGCGGGCGGGCGCCGAGGTCCGTTTCCGGTTCTGGCCGGAGGCGGTGGAACGCGCCGATGCCGAACTGGCCGAAGCCGGTATCGATACGGAGGATCCGGAGCTCCCGGGTCGGATCCTGACCTGGGAGCCGCCGCGCCTCTTCGAATTCCGGTGGGACGACGAGCATCTACTGTTCGAGATCGTGCCCGAGGGCACTGGATCCCGGCTGCTGTGCACGGTCTGGTTCGGTACGCCCGGCCCGCACGGGATCTCGGGCACTGCCGCCGGCTACCACGTCTGCCTGGACGAACTCGTCGAGTCCCTCGATACGGGCTCGGCCGGCGTGGTCGACCGGGAACGGGTCATCGCGCTCGAGGGCCGATACGCCGAGGTCATCGGCTGA
- a CDS encoding sensor histidine kinase — translation MYMEIIGYTLACSLAVVLAGVLALRALRDRSHTASTAVLVLIPTLAALAGITATGGSITGEFRRTSIVLLLVAAVTVPAAVLLGRVQDRKIARERQIREQERAVEQSRRELVAWVCHDLRAPLAGVRAMTEALSDGVVADPADIARYAEQIGRENRRLSRMVDDLFEMSEISAGALRLDLEPLDLCELIDEIYAAPRATADRAGVGFSACLPAAPLPVAADDQALGRVLANLVSNAIAHTPPGGEVVITAEQADGRVWTLVDDSGPGTAATDFPRVFAYRGNAAHSPVADTGIPTGSGMGLAIAAGLMQAHRGAITVANREVGCRFEIRLPADSG, via the coding sequence ATGTACATGGAGATCATCGGTTACACGCTGGCCTGTTCACTCGCGGTGGTGCTGGCGGGCGTCCTGGCCCTGCGCGCGCTGCGCGACCGTTCGCACACCGCGAGCACGGCGGTGCTGGTACTCATCCCGACGCTGGCCGCCCTGGCCGGGATCACCGCGACCGGCGGGTCTATCACCGGCGAATTCCGGCGGACGTCCATCGTGCTGCTGCTGGTCGCCGCGGTCACCGTTCCGGCCGCCGTTCTCCTGGGCCGGGTACAGGATCGGAAAATTGCGCGGGAGCGGCAGATCCGCGAACAGGAACGCGCCGTCGAACAGTCGCGCCGGGAACTCGTGGCCTGGGTGTGCCACGATCTGCGGGCCCCGCTCGCCGGAGTTCGAGCGATGACCGAGGCGCTCAGCGATGGCGTGGTGGCCGATCCGGCCGATATCGCCCGGTACGCCGAGCAGATCGGCCGGGAGAACCGGCGGCTGTCCCGGATGGTCGACGATCTCTTCGAGATGTCCGAGATCTCGGCGGGTGCGTTGCGGCTCGACCTCGAACCGCTCGATCTGTGCGAATTGATCGACGAGATCTACGCCGCCCCTCGCGCCACGGCCGACCGTGCCGGGGTCGGGTTCAGCGCCTGCCTGCCGGCCGCACCGCTACCGGTCGCGGCCGACGATCAGGCGCTCGGCCGGGTGCTGGCCAATCTGGTGTCCAATGCCATCGCCCACACCCCGCCGGGCGGCGAGGTGGTGATCACCGCCGAGCAGGCCGACGGTCGGGTCTGGACCCTGGTCGACGATTCCGGACCCGGGACAGCGGCCACCGATTTCCCCCGAGTCTTCGCCTACCGCGGCAACGCGGCACACTCCCCTGTGGCGGATACCGGCATTCCCACCGGTAGCGGGATGGGCCTGGCCATCGCCGCTGGTCTCATGCAGGCGCATCGGGGTGCGATAACGGTGGCGAACCGGGAGGTGGGCTGCCGGTTCGAGATCCGGTTACCGGCCGATTCGGGCTAG
- a CDS encoding ankyrin repeat domain-containing protein encodes MTDLVSAVTWASAARVRKLLIAGADPDQPDDHGTTALYAAAVHGSTEVVRLLLSYGADPQLPGGAADEGLPLCAAACWNHIGVVEALLSAGADPDLPEPPHPEQIGPGTPPLLWAVGNGHRETVELLLAAGADPNIPGTPLTIAARRGRYGIVQSLLAHGADPARTDELGCTALAVATELAATDPVALLAEQWGEPGREFTVHRRPAGDGTDVITLRYGSEGEGGEASMQNGHAIIAELLGDLIAGQAEPDPN; translated from the coding sequence GTGACAGATCTGGTATCGGCCGTTACCTGGGCGAGCGCGGCACGGGTGCGGAAACTATTGATCGCCGGGGCGGATCCCGACCAGCCGGACGACCACGGAACCACTGCCCTGTACGCGGCAGCGGTGCACGGTTCCACGGAGGTGGTGCGCCTGCTGCTCTCGTACGGCGCCGACCCGCAGCTCCCCGGCGGCGCGGCCGACGAAGGGTTGCCGCTGTGCGCGGCGGCGTGCTGGAACCATATCGGCGTCGTCGAAGCACTGCTGAGCGCCGGAGCCGACCCCGACCTTCCCGAACCACCGCATCCGGAGCAGATCGGTCCCGGCACGCCACCACTGCTGTGGGCGGTCGGCAACGGCCATCGGGAAACAGTCGAACTGCTGCTGGCGGCCGGAGCCGACCCGAATATCCCCGGTACCCCGCTGACGATCGCCGCCAGGCGTGGCCGCTACGGGATCGTGCAGTCACTCCTGGCCCACGGTGCCGATCCGGCCCGTACGGACGAACTGGGTTGTACTGCCCTGGCCGTCGCGACCGAACTCGCCGCCACGGACCCGGTCGCACTTCTCGCCGAGCAGTGGGGCGAGCCCGGCCGCGAGTTCACAGTTCATCGCCGCCCGGCCGGTGACGGCACCGACGTGATCACACTGCGTTACGGGAGCGAAGGAGAGGGTGGGGAGGCATCGATGCAGAACGGGCACGCGATCATCGCCGAGCTACTGGGCGATCTCATAGCGGGGCAGGCCGAACCGGATCCGAATTGA
- a CDS encoding glycosyltransferase family 2 protein, protein MPTEHREPAGITVVIPCRNEAEALPAVLAALPAGYQPIVVDNGSTDDTAAVATGYGARVVVEPRPGYGSAVQAGIAAAGIGLVAVLDGDGSMDPGELPLLVAEIRAGADLAVGRRCPVSGGIWPWHTRLGNRVVARRLRRRYGLPVHDIGAMRVADRQRLESLGRLHDRFGYPLELLVRAAAARWDVREVDISYRARAGGRSKVSGSVRGSLRATRDFLTVLR, encoded by the coding sequence ATGCCGACAGAGCACCGCGAACCGGCCGGCATCACCGTGGTGATCCCGTGCCGGAACGAAGCCGAAGCGTTGCCGGCGGTTCTGGCCGCGCTACCGGCCGGATATCAGCCGATCGTGGTCGACAACGGCTCGACCGACGACACCGCCGCCGTCGCGACCGGATACGGCGCCCGCGTAGTCGTCGAACCGCGGCCCGGCTACGGGTCCGCGGTGCAGGCCGGTATCGCTGCGGCCGGGATCGGACTGGTCGCCGTTCTGGACGGTGACGGATCGATGGATCCGGGGGAGTTGCCCCTGCTGGTCGCCGAGATCCGGGCCGGCGCCGATCTCGCGGTCGGCCGACGGTGTCCGGTGAGCGGCGGAATCTGGCCGTGGCACACCCGGCTCGGCAATCGTGTCGTCGCGCGCCGGTTGCGCCGGCGCTACGGATTGCCGGTGCACGACATCGGCGCGATGCGGGTCGCGGACCGGCAGCGGCTGGAATCGCTGGGCCGGTTGCACGATCGCTTCGGTTACCCGCTGGAGCTGCTCGTGCGCGCCGCGGCCGCCCGGTGGGATGTCCGGGAGGTCGATATCAGTTACCGGGCACGGGCCGGTGGGCGATCGAAGGTATCCGGGTCGGTCCGGGGATCGTTGCGAGCCACCCGGGATTTCCTGACGGTCCTGCGATGA
- a CDS encoding flavin-containing monooxygenase, with protein sequence MSARRPVSILIIGAGFGGIGVAIELRRTGFDHITILEKAEDLGGVWRENTYPGAACDVPSPLYSYSFEQKPDWPQRYSGQAAIHGYLRGVTERHELLDRIEFGVEVTEAVFDEQAGTWTVHTAGGEPRTADVVISAVGQLSRPQLPAIPGVDSFTGPAFHSALWDHDIDLTGKRVACIGTGASAVQYVPQIQPVVEHLTLFQRTAAWVLPKFDTDYSPIQHKLFARIPGMLLVERLGWWLTAEISSLGLVELPIIGRLVSRIAARNLRENVDDPALRAELTPDYPIACKRTLFSSDYYPALTQPNVEVTTSGITEITPQGVRTADGTLHEADVIIYGTGFKGTEFLWPMRITGRGGRELADVWSAGAHAYYGMAVPDFPNLFMVYGPNTNLGVGSIIYMIESQSRYIRQAVQLLGDNPGHTLEVRSDTERAFNDALQKRLERTPWNFCSSWYRNAAGKITNNWPGTVTRYRRRVRTLDPRDYTLTPTT encoded by the coding sequence ATGAGCGCGCGACGCCCGGTGTCGATCCTGATCATCGGCGCCGGATTCGGCGGCATCGGTGTGGCGATCGAACTGCGCCGGACCGGATTCGACCACATCACCATTCTGGAGAAAGCGGAGGACCTCGGTGGTGTGTGGCGGGAGAACACCTATCCCGGCGCCGCCTGCGATGTGCCGTCACCGTTGTACTCCTACTCCTTCGAGCAGAAGCCCGACTGGCCCCAGCGCTACTCCGGTCAGGCGGCGATCCACGGTTATCTGCGCGGGGTGACCGAACGGCACGAGCTGCTCGACCGGATCGAGTTCGGCGTCGAGGTCACCGAAGCGGTGTTCGACGAACAGGCGGGCACCTGGACGGTGCACACCGCCGGTGGCGAACCGCGCACCGCGGATGTGGTGATCTCCGCGGTCGGGCAGCTGTCGCGGCCACAGTTGCCCGCCATCCCGGGGGTCGACAGTTTCACCGGCCCCGCGTTCCACTCGGCGCTGTGGGATCACGATATCGATCTCACCGGGAAACGGGTCGCCTGCATCGGCACCGGGGCGAGCGCGGTCCAGTACGTTCCGCAGATCCAGCCGGTGGTCGAGCACCTGACGCTGTTCCAGCGCACCGCGGCCTGGGTGCTGCCCAAATTCGATACCGACTACTCCCCTATCCAGCACAAACTGTTCGCCCGGATTCCCGGGATGCTGCTGGTGGAGCGGCTGGGCTGGTGGCTGACTGCGGAGATCTCCTCCTTGGGTTTGGTGGAACTGCCGATCATCGGCCGACTCGTCTCCCGGATCGCGGCCCGCAATCTGCGCGAGAACGTCGACGATCCCGCACTACGGGCCGAACTCACCCCCGACTATCCGATCGCCTGTAAACGCACGCTGTTCTCCAGCGACTACTACCCGGCGCTCACCCAACCGAATGTCGAGGTGACCACGTCGGGTATCACCGAGATCACCCCGCAGGGCGTGCGGACCGCCGACGGCACCCTGCACGAAGCCGATGTGATCATCTACGGCACCGGCTTCAAGGGCACCGAGTTCCTGTGGCCCATGCGCATCACCGGCCGGGGTGGACGCGAACTCGCCGACGTGTGGTCCGCGGGCGCGCACGCCTATTACGGGATGGCCGTACCCGATTTCCCGAATCTGTTCATGGTCTATGGACCGAATACGAACCTGGGGGTCGGCTCTATCATCTACATGATCGAATCGCAGTCCCGCTACATCCGGCAAGCGGTGCAACTGCTCGGCGACAATCCCGGGCACACCCTCGAGGTGCGCTCCGATACCGAACGCGCGTTCAACGACGCCCTGCAGAAACGCCTCGAACGCACCCCATGGAACTTCTGTTCCAGCTGGTATCGCAATGCGGCCGGCAAGATCACCAACAATTGGCCGGGGACGGTCACCCGGTATCGCCGCCGCGTCCGCACACTCGACCCGCGGGACTACACCCTGACCCCCACGACCTGA